The following proteins come from a genomic window of Candidatus Neomarinimicrobiota bacterium:
- a CDS encoding T9SS type A sorting domain-containing protein has translation MNRRMILLLVLIGFTAGTAFAQSEVTIISDKDNTLYEDDSGALSNGAGIHFFAGKTGTKAGGVLRRGLISFDIAGSVESGATIESVVLTLTVTKSAPGSGSIDVKLHRVTSDWGEGTSNAGDAAGGNGAASATGDATWIHTFFNSATWTSVGGDFSSTVSATQSVAGVGSYEWGSTSGMVSDVQGWLDDSANNFGWIVIGNESTLQTARQFGTHEHTTAADSPTLVVSFTPLVTAVDDENGELPSEYNLAQNFPNPFNPATTIAYQLPQSGKVSLIVYDLLGAEVATLVNSVQSAGIHNVTWNAANVASGIYFYRLRAGSFTQTRKLVVIK, from the coding sequence GTGAACAGACGAATGATACTATTATTAGTTCTTATAGGTTTTACAGCAGGAACGGCGTTTGCTCAGAGCGAAGTCACAATCATATCGGATAAAGATAATACTCTTTACGAAGACGATAGCGGAGCTCTCAGTAATGGAGCCGGAATTCACTTTTTTGCCGGCAAAACCGGTACAAAAGCCGGTGGAGTTCTTCGGCGCGGTCTGATCTCATTTGACATTGCCGGGAGTGTCGAATCAGGCGCAACTATCGAGAGTGTCGTACTTACACTGACTGTGACAAAGTCAGCGCCCGGATCCGGATCAATTGATGTCAAATTACATAGGGTGACTTCCGACTGGGGCGAGGGGACGTCTAATGCCGGGGATGCTGCGGGTGGCAACGGCGCAGCTTCCGCTACCGGAGACGCTACCTGGATTCATACATTCTTCAATAGCGCTACTTGGACAAGTGTCGGAGGAGATTTTTCTTCAACAGTCAGCGCTACTCAATCGGTAGCGGGAGTAGGTTCTTATGAATGGGGATCAACATCAGGAATGGTCTCGGATGTTCAGGGATGGTTAGACGATTCCGCCAACAATTTTGGCTGGATAGTAATTGGTAATGAAAGCACTCTTCAAACAGCGAGACAGTTCGGAACTCACGAACATACAACTGCTGCTGACAGCCCAACTTTAGTTGTATCATTCACACCGTTAGTCACGGCTGTTGATGATGAAAACGGCGAATTACCGTCTGAATACAATCTCGCGCAAAATTTTCCAAATCCATTTAATCCTGCAACTACCATCGCGTATCAATTGCCTCAATCCGGCAAAGTCTCCCTCATAGTATATGATCTATTGGGCGCGGAAGTAGCAACGCTTGTGAATAGCGTTCAATCGGCAGGGATACATAACGTTACGTGGAATGCTGCCAATGTGGCGAGCGGTATTTATTTCTATCGTCTTCGAGCGGGAAGCTTCACACAAACGCGGAAATTAGTCGTTATAAAATAA
- a CDS encoding 4Fe-4S binding protein, translating into MAEVEKKFKPEKKPKKPRPIAWVDWDGCTGCEVCIAFCPVDCMYLADSPESVMKGHAQIIVVDYENCIGCTICVKECPWDTIEMIMKEEVPEREAATNQGDIAFGKVETRFFG; encoded by the coding sequence ATGGCTGAAGTTGAGAAAAAATTTAAACCGGAAAAGAAACCTAAAAAACCGCGCCCAATAGCTTGGGTTGATTGGGACGGCTGCACCGGCTGCGAAGTTTGTATCGCTTTCTGTCCGGTTGACTGTATGTATCTTGCCGATAGTCCTGAGTCAGTTATGAAGGGACACGCGCAGATAATAGTGGTGGATTACGAAAATTGTATCGGATGCACCATATGTGTTAAGGAATGTCCGTGGGATACCATTGAAATGATTATGAAGGAAGAAGTTCCTGAGAGAGAAGCAGCCACGAATCAGGGAGACATTGCGTTCGGCAAAGTGGAGACTCGCTTTTTCGGATAG